GTGTGGTTTTGCCAGAACCCAAAAACCCTGTCACCAAAGTGCAGGGTATATTTTGATGAATAATAGAGGATTTCAATGTTGCGCCCGTTGTATTAATAGGATTACCCATTAATAGTATGATATATCAACGGACACAAGCAATACTTAGAAATTTAAAGTGATTCGCTCTTAGCTGCTTCGACTTCTGCTTCGTCAGGTACGAATACATAGCCTACGCCCCAGACAGTCTGGATATAACGTGCTTGTGAAGGATTGTCTTCAATTAAGCGGCGCAGACGTGATACTTGAACGTCAATTGAACGCTCCATCGCGCCCCATTCACGACCACGGGCAAGGTTCATCAGCTTATCACGGGTCAATGGCTCGCGTGGATGCTGAACCAATGCCTTTAGTACCGAGAATTCACCCGTCGTTAAGGTGACAACATTGCCGTCGCGTTTGAGCGTACGTGTCGATAAATCAAGTGTCCATGGACCAAATTCTACTACTTCAAGCTGATGACTTGGTGCCCCTGGTAGCTCACGATTTTGACGACGGAGTACTGCTTTGATACGTGCTAATAGCTCTTTTGGATTAAATGGCTTTGGTAGATAGTCATCCGCACCCGCTTCTAGACCTGCGATGCGATCAGCGTCGCCACCTTTAGCCGTGAGCATAATAATAGGGATGTCGCCATTGTCTTCGCGCAGACGCTTACAAATACTGATACCGTCTTCGCCTGGTAGCATCAAATCAAGTACCACTAATGAAAAAAGCTCACGCTGCAACAGCTTATCCATTTGACTGCCATCGTGGGCAGTACGGACAACAAAACCATCGTCTTCTAGAAAGCGCTGTAACAAAGAGCGCAATCGTGCATCGTCATCAACGACTAGAATACGCTGAGTTAAGGTATCGGGGCTGTTATTTTCAGACATACAGGCATCCTCTTATAAAAATTATTATTAGCAAAAATTATTGTTAAAACGCACCAGTCAGTATATTTACTCTCAATAAAAACAGTGTGAATACCACTTTTACCATTTATTAGTGCAACTATTTGAGCATCATTCCATTGATTGGCAAAAAATTATAAAAATGAGAACTATTGTTCAGTACGTTGGTACACAGCAATATTTGTGCTGATGAGACTTTAGTGTATAAGATTGCAGTCATAATTGCATCACTGATAAAGGCAAATGCTGTAGGTGTTTGTTTAATAAAGCGTCAAGAGTGTGCTCATTAAACGATTTTTGCGATAAATAACACGATAAATAACGAAAAGATAAAAAGGATTTCTATTCATGCAGCTTTTGCTATAATGCAAAACTACATTTCTCAACGATTGATACGTCTATGAGTAGCACTGATACCTTAACGCCATCTCAAACCTCGACAAATGCACAGGTTTTGGATGCAACCACACACGCGAATATTCACGACAAGCTTGCTCGCGCGCTTGGCATTAAGACTGCTCAAGTCAATGCGTTTGTCAAACTGTACGATGAAGGCGCGACCGTTCCGTTTATTGCCCGTTACCGCAAAGAAAAGACGCAGAATCTCGACGATGCGCAATTGCGCGCACTAGAGAAGTCTCTCAATTATGAACGTGATATGGCAACCCGTCGCCTTAAAATTATTGAATTACTGAGCACACAAGGCAATTTGACTGACGAGCTGCAGACACGTATTGATAATGCAACCTCAAAACTTGAGCTTGAAGACATCTACTTGCCATATCGTCCGCGCCGCCGTTCACCAGCTGCCAAAGCACGTGCTGCTGGTCTTGATATTGCTGCACAAGCAGTGTTGACGCAAAACGTGACGCCAACCGATGCATTAGCAGACTATCAAGTACAATCAAGCATTACTGATGAAAGCGGTAATGAGATTGAAGTTGATTTTAGTGATATCGAGAAGCAACTTGCTGGTGTACAAGCCATTATCGTAGATGAATGGACGCAAGCATTAGACTTGTTAGATCATTTACGTAGCAGTTTTGCCAAAACAGCCAGTATCGTATCGAGCGTTGCCAGTGAAGAAAAACGTGAAGTCGGTGAAAAATTCAAAGATTACTTTGAGCATAGCGAAAGCCTTGCACGTTTGCCAAATCATCGCTTATTAGCGATGCTACGTGGTCGTCAAGAAAACGTCTTGGGTCTAAAAATTGAAGGCGAAAATGCGCCTTTTATTGAAAAAATTATTAAGCATTTTGAGATTGATGCTAAAGCGCCAACTGAGCGTCAAGAATTTTTGACAGAAGCGGCGAGCAGCTTATGGAAAGACAAATGGCGTCCGCATATCGAGCATCGTTTATTGACTGAAAAGCGTCTGACTGCAGAAGCGGCTGCGATTGATGTTTTTGCCAATAATTTACAGCATTTACTGATGTCAGCACCTGCTGGTCGCAAAGTTATTTTGGGTGTTGATCCCGGTATCCGTCATGGCGTTAAGATGGCGATTGTTGATGCTCAAGGTCATGTGATGTTAGATGGCGAAGACAAGCCTGTTATCGCAACGGTTTATCCATTTGCGCCTGATAATAAAATGACTGAAGCCAAAGTGGTTATCGATGAGTTATTAAGTACTTATAATGTGGATCTAGTGGCTATCGGTAATGGTACGGCAAGCCGCGAAACAGACGCAATGATTAAAGAGATTTTGGCGGCGAACGAGTCATTAAAAGCTAAAGCAGTCATCGTGAATGAATCTGGCGCGTCAGTCTATTCTGCCAGTGAGCTTGCTACTGATGAGCTTGGTAATTTAGATGTCTCTGTACGTGGGGCAGTATCTATTGCTCGTCGTCTACAAGACCCATTGTCAGAGCTGGTCAAGGTAGATCCAAAAGCCATTGGTGTTGGTCAATATCAACATGATGTCAATCAAGCTCAGTTGGCAGATAGTCTTGATAAAGTCACACAAGACAGCGTTAACGCCGTTGGTGTTGATGTGAATACGGCAAGCCCCGCTATCTTGGCACACATTGCTGGCTTAAATAAGAATGTTGCGCAGCAAATCGTTACCTATCGCAAAGAGCATGGCGCTTTTGATAGCCGCGAGTCATTGAAAAATGTGCCGCGCTTAGGTGCTAAGACCTTTGAGCAAGCCGCAGGCTTCTTACGCATACATGATGGTAGCAATCCACTTGATGCAACTGGTGTACATCCAGAAAGCTATGCGCTGGTCGACAGCTTACTTGCCCAAACAGGTAAAGCCTTGCCAGAAGTTATCGGTAACGACGGTGTGTTAAACAGTATCGATACCACAGCGCTAGCTGCTAATGATGAAAATGTTAGCGTAAAAGCGATTTTAGATGAGCTTGCTAAGCCCGCTCGTGACCCACGTCCTGAGTTTAAGACGGCTAACTTCCGTGAAGATGTGAACAGCATTAAAGATTTGAGCGAAGGCATGACACTAGAAGGGGTTGTTACCAACGTGACTGCCTTTGGTTGCTTCATCGATGTTGGCGTGCATCAAGATGGTCTGGTTCATATCTCGCAAATGGCCAATGACTTTGTCGCAGACCCGATGAACCGCGTCAAGCCCGGTGATATCGTCTCGGTCCGTGTCATCTCTATTGACGAAAAACGCGGTCGTATTGGTTTTAGTATGAAACCTGAAGCTGAAAAACCTGCACGTCCAGCAGCGAAACCTGCAACGACAAATGTTACTAATAATGATGAGAATACCAGTCGTCCGCGCAGCAATCGTCCAGCTGGCGATAAGCGTCCGTCTAAGCCTAAGCGTCAACCTAGTAGCAGCAATAATAGCGACAGTCGCAGTAAGGCGCCTCGTGCAGAAAAAGCAGAATCGCCTAGCAAAATGGGTACTTTCGGCGCGCTATTGCAAGAAGCAGGTGTGACTAAAGTTAAGAAATAAGACGTCTTATTCTAAATAGAAACAAAAAAGGCAGCCTAATGGCTGCCTTTTTTATTAAATCAAATATATCAATGGTGCTTTTTAATCACTATATTTATTTCAAGAATCGCCTTAGTATAATTACTTAGGTATTTACTTATAGCTCATCTTCTTCTGAAACTTCTGCTAAGTCTTCTTCTACATCTTCAGAGATAATCTCAGTTGTTTGTAATTCCGAATTTTGTAAAGCTTCTGCTGGCACTTTTATTTCGGTAGTCATTGGTTGTGGACCGTTGGGTGCTTTTATCTCAGTAGTCATTGGCTGTTGACCAATATTACTATTGACGCGTGCGCGCGAAATCGTTTGAGTTTCGCTAATCACAAACGGCGTCATTTTGCTTGTTTTAGAAGTATTTGCATCAGTCTCATTGCCTGTGCTTTCAACTTTGGCTTCAACAGCCATCTCAGCAGTGGCATTCGTCTTTTTAGCGGCTTTAGTATCAGCTGGAGCTGCCATTGCCAATGTCGGAACAGTAAGTGCCGCGCCAATCAGTAATGATAAAGCTAGAGTATGGTTTTTCATTTATTTAATCCTCAATTTATATTTTTATAATGTCAGCTAAAATGCTCGTAGAGAAAACTTTGATTAAATGCGGTCTGATATGATACTTATCTATGTAGAATACAGAATCTATATATTTAAAATAACTAATATATAAGCTATAGAAAAAATAAAATCATGATAATCAATAGGCGACTATCATGATTGATTCGTATAAAAATTCTGGTCAGTGCATAACGTTATCTATAGATATAAAAGACGTCGTAAACACTAGGCGTAATAATAACAATTTAAATACTAATCATTCAGTGGTACATCCATGAAAAATCTAACAGACTCCTACTAATAAGTGATGTCGTGCAATTATTGTAGTGTTATTGTGAGATAAAAACCGCACCTTGTGACCAAAATACGGTTATTTTAATACTACTGATTGATATTCTAGAAACTGCTTTTTAAGACATAGGTTTAGCTATCAATCACATCAAAGCTCAGACCAGCGTGTTTCTCTAAACGAGCAAGTAGCTTGTCGCCCATTGCTGAAGCAGGTGTCCAAAAACCACCCTTCACTTCTTCTTTGCTGATATCTTGTGCTAGACATAATGCCGCTTGCGACAACATACGTGAAGTGCTGCCATAGCCTGGATCTTTATCACCCGTTACTTTGGTAGTAATACTGTCTTTGTTAGCTGTTTGTCCAAAGAGACGAATATCAAAATAGCCGTTTTCTTGCTCTTCTTTAGAAGGCCCTGAACCTGATTTAGGCAATACGTGCTTGGATAATAACTCGCGGCTTGGCGTAATCATCATGGCAGTGGCAAAGCCGAGCAAGCCTGCACTCAAGGCATAACTCGTAAGCTTACCTTTGAGACCATCTTTCATCCACATTGCTTCATCATATTTAAATTCGCGTCCATATTCATAACCAAGCAACTGATTACTGCGATGCACAATGCGCGTATTGATACTTGCCATCACAAAAGGTGCAAGCCAGCGCTTATGTTCGCTATCGTATTCTGGTTTACTGACATTGCTCTGACGTACGTTTGGCGCATTTTTATCATCGTTCAGCAAATAAGGATTTGCCACTTGCTTACGACGAGATTTATCTTGTCCAACTTCCTCAAAGATGGTTGCCATTGAGGCAATCGTACCGCCTGATAGTCCGCCTTTCGCGGCTTTCACGCGCATATGAATCACATCACAAGCACTGTCAAACTTCGCTTCAGCTTGCTTTTGCGTAAAGTAAACGCCTAAATCTGATGGAATAGAATCAAAGCCACAAGAGTTGACGATACGGGCGCCGCTTTGTTTTGCCGCCTCTTGATACTTATCCATCATGTCTTTGATAAATATTGCCTCACCAGTGAGATCAACATAATCTGTGCCATTATCAACACACGATTTGATAAGCGGTTCGCCGTATTTAAGATAAGGTCCAACGGTTGAGATAATGACTTGTGTTTGCTCGGTCATTGCATCAAGGCTTGCCGGATCGTCGCTATTGGCAATGATAATATCTACTTTGCTAGTAAGGTTAGACTGCAACTCGTTGAGCTTCTCTTGATCACGACCTGCTATCGCCCAATTAATTTCAGAGCCGCTCTTATCTTTGTTAGCAGACAAAAACTCTGCCAGATAATGAGCAGTGATTTGCCCAACAAAGCTGGTTGCCCCATATAAAACCACCGCATAAGCTCGTTTTTCACTATTAATTTTTTTGTTATCACCTGATGAGTTGGTACTCTTTGATATATCCGTATTCATCGCTATCTTCCTTGTTAGTGTGCTTTGTCAAATGATTGTTATAAGAAAATGATCGTTAAGTTCAATTGAGCTTAAAAAAGCATCATAAATAATATTTATAAAATCGAGCGTAAGATCTTTGAATAATTTTCTCATAGACTTAGTAATACTTAAGTGCTTATTTACCGTTTCCACACATAAGTACTGAAAATATCTTTAAATGGTAAGATTTGCTACAAAGTTTACATAACGTATCGACATTATTACCAAAATGAACCTTTTAGATTGAAAATCATTGCTACTCTATATTCCTAAGCACTATCTACAGCATTATCTATATTTTTAGACACTAAGAGCTGTAAAAAAATAAAAAGCAAAATATCGGATGACTGAGGTTGGTAATGTAAGAGTTAGTTGGTTAGCAATTACTATAGCAACCTTATTATTTGACTTTTCAATTACTATTTTAGGAGAATTATTATGTTTCGTTGGGCTATTATTTTCGCCGTAATCGCACTGTTAGCGAGTTTCTTAGGATTCGGTGGTGTTGCTGGATTGTCTGCAAACTTCGCCTATATCTTGTTAGCATTAGCAGTCATTCTATTCATCGTGGCATTTGTTAGCCGCCGTATGTAATAGGAAAAG
The window above is part of the Psychrobacter cryohalolentis K5 genome. Proteins encoded here:
- a CDS encoding DUF1328 domain-containing protein: MFRWAIIFAVIALLASFLGFGGVAGLSANFAYILLALAVILFIVAFVSRRM
- a CDS encoding Tex family protein; translation: MSSTDTLTPSQTSTNAQVLDATTHANIHDKLARALGIKTAQVNAFVKLYDEGATVPFIARYRKEKTQNLDDAQLRALEKSLNYERDMATRRLKIIELLSTQGNLTDELQTRIDNATSKLELEDIYLPYRPRRRSPAAKARAAGLDIAAQAVLTQNVTPTDALADYQVQSSITDESGNEIEVDFSDIEKQLAGVQAIIVDEWTQALDLLDHLRSSFAKTASIVSSVASEEKREVGEKFKDYFEHSESLARLPNHRLLAMLRGRQENVLGLKIEGENAPFIEKIIKHFEIDAKAPTERQEFLTEAASSLWKDKWRPHIEHRLLTEKRLTAEAAAIDVFANNLQHLLMSAPAGRKVILGVDPGIRHGVKMAIVDAQGHVMLDGEDKPVIATVYPFAPDNKMTEAKVVIDELLSTYNVDLVAIGNGTASRETDAMIKEILAANESLKAKAVIVNESGASVYSASELATDELGNLDVSVRGAVSIARRLQDPLSELVKVDPKAIGVGQYQHDVNQAQLADSLDKVTQDSVNAVGVDVNTASPAILAHIAGLNKNVAQQIVTYRKEHGAFDSRESLKNVPRLGAKTFEQAAGFLRIHDGSNPLDATGVHPESYALVDSLLAQTGKALPEVIGNDGVLNSIDTTALAANDENVSVKAILDELAKPARDPRPEFKTANFREDVNSIKDLSEGMTLEGVVTNVTAFGCFIDVGVHQDGLVHISQMANDFVADPMNRVKPGDIVSVRVISIDEKRGRIGFSMKPEAEKPARPAAKPATTNVTNNDENTSRPRSNRPAGDKRPSKPKRQPSSSNNSDSRSKAPRAEKAESPSKMGTFGALLQEAGVTKVKK
- the ompR gene encoding osmolarity response regulator transcription factor OmpR; protein product: MSENNSPDTLTQRILVVDDDARLRSLLQRFLEDDGFVVRTAHDGSQMDKLLQRELFSLVVLDLMLPGEDGISICKRLREDNGDIPIIMLTAKGGDADRIAGLEAGADDYLPKPFNPKELLARIKAVLRRQNRELPGAPSHQLEVVEFGPWTLDLSTRTLKRDGNVVTLTTGEFSVLKALVQHPREPLTRDKLMNLARGREWGAMERSIDVQVSRLRRLIEDNPSQARYIQTVWGVGYVFVPDEAEVEAAKSESL
- a CDS encoding saccharopine dehydrogenase family protein, with translation MNTDISKSTNSSGDNKKINSEKRAYAVVLYGATSFVGQITAHYLAEFLSANKDKSGSEINWAIAGRDQEKLNELQSNLTSKVDIIIANSDDPASLDAMTEQTQVIISTVGPYLKYGEPLIKSCVDNGTDYVDLTGEAIFIKDMMDKYQEAAKQSGARIVNSCGFDSIPSDLGVYFTQKQAEAKFDSACDVIHMRVKAAKGGLSGGTIASMATIFEEVGQDKSRRKQVANPYLLNDDKNAPNVRQSNVSKPEYDSEHKRWLAPFVMASINTRIVHRSNQLLGYEYGREFKYDEAMWMKDGLKGKLTSYALSAGLLGFATAMMITPSRELLSKHVLPKSGSGPSKEEQENGYFDIRLFGQTANKDSITTKVTGDKDPGYGSTSRMLSQAALCLAQDISKEEVKGGFWTPASAMGDKLLARLEKHAGLSFDVIDS